Proteins from one Mesotoga infera genomic window:
- the buk gene encoding butyrate kinase — protein MKVLVINPGSTSTKIGVFEDSMLIVAESLKHMKHEDSSNDKGVASRAEEIRSYLAVKDIPLEQFDAIACRGGILPPMESGTYRVNEEMCQYLLNSSKMDHPANLAAPIGMELSRGSIPVFITDPVSVDEFSPEARYSGLPQIPRVSLLHALNMKAAARQVAAEFGRNVESLNLVVVHLGGGISVGLQLRGKMVDVNNANDEGPFSPTRSGELPVGSIVEACFSSGLSEKELLSRYTKAGGMIAYLGTDDLRVAMEMARSDEKAREVIEAMAYGIAKEIGGMCAVAGGQIDAIVLTGGMAYNSSFVEMIKGYVSRFALVVIEPGENELMSLALGAERVLSGVEKAKEFHLEVVL, from the coding sequence ATGAAAGTTCTGGTTATTAATCCGGGGTCGACTTCCACAAAAATAGGTGTTTTCGAAGACTCTATGCTGATAGTAGCCGAATCTTTGAAGCACATGAAGCATGAGGATTCATCAAACGATAAGGGAGTGGCATCGAGAGCCGAGGAGATACGGAGTTATCTCGCTGTCAAAGATATCCCTCTCGAGCAGTTCGATGCGATTGCCTGCCGGGGAGGAATACTTCCCCCCATGGAAAGCGGTACATACAGGGTGAATGAAGAGATGTGCCAATATCTGCTTAACAGTTCCAAAATGGATCACCCTGCAAATCTGGCTGCCCCAATAGGAATGGAGCTGTCGCGCGGCAGTATTCCTGTCTTCATAACCGACCCGGTTTCAGTTGATGAGTTTTCGCCCGAGGCCCGCTACTCGGGTCTCCCACAGATACCCAGGGTTTCACTCTTGCACGCGCTTAACATGAAGGCGGCGGCGAGGCAGGTGGCGGCTGAATTTGGAAGAAATGTCGAGAGTCTCAACCTGGTGGTGGTACATCTGGGAGGGGGGATATCCGTTGGACTTCAATTGAGAGGAAAGATGGTCGATGTAAACAACGCGAACGATGAAGGCCCCTTCAGTCCAACGAGATCGGGAGAACTGCCCGTTGGAAGCATCGTGGAAGCCTGTTTCAGCAGCGGGCTATCCGAAAAGGAGCTGTTATCTCGGTACACCAAAGCTGGTGGAATGATCGCCTATCTGGGTACCGATGATCTAAGGGTAGCCATGGAAATGGCCAGAAGCGATGAAAAGGCACGCGAAGTGATCGAAGCCATGGCCTACGGGATCGCCAAAGAGATAGGCGGAATGTGCGCTGTAGCAGGTGGACAGATAGACGCGATAGTTCTCACGGGAGGCATGGCTTACAACAGCAGCTTCGTAGAAATGATCAAAGGATACGTGAGCAGATTCGCTCTCGTTGTTATAGAACCCGGTGAGAATGAGCTCATGTCGCTGGCCTTAGGAGCCGAGCGTGTGCTTTCCGGTGTTGAAAAAGCGAAAGAGTTCCATCTGGAGGTGGTACTTTGA
- a CDS encoding 4Fe-4S dicluster domain-containing protein: MSKNFVKIDEERCKGCGLCINFCPKKVLSFSEKFNSKGYHPARQHDPDNCIGCGFCYMMCPDTAITVFKDTAKV; this comes from the coding sequence ATGAGTAAGAATTTCGTGAAAATCGACGAAGAACGTTGTAAAGGTTGCGGCCTTTGCATTAACTTCTGTCCGAAGAAAGTACTCAGTTTCTCCGAAAAGTTCAATAGCAAGGGCTATCATCCAGCCAGACAGCACGATCCCGACAACTGTATCGGATGCGGTTTCTGCTACATGATGTGCCCTGACACAGCTATAACCGTCTTCAAAGATACGGCGAAGGTCTGA
- a CDS encoding nucleotide-binding protein: protein MDFPGKILIFMGMFGSGKTEIALNFAQSLSRSGQRVALADIDTVSPYYRSRDLRETFEKDGIKIIAPAGKLAQADLPIIPPEVFGYVENPEYRIVIDVGGNDDGAVVLSSLSRRLPLERCTTFYVLNPYRPFNDTVANAVSHVERLGQRSRMRIDFLVNNSNIGPETTEKEILYGEDFIEKISKITAIPVAFTVVMNCVNFLKGRYHEFRIIKYMKNPWEGRE from the coding sequence ATGGACTTTCCCGGTAAGATACTGATATTCATGGGAATGTTCGGAAGTGGAAAGACGGAGATCGCTCTCAATTTCGCACAATCGCTTTCGAGGTCCGGACAGAGAGTAGCGCTAGCCGATATAGATACCGTCAGCCCTTATTACAGATCGAGAGATCTCAGGGAAACCTTCGAAAAAGATGGCATAAAGATAATTGCGCCGGCGGGAAAGCTTGCCCAAGCAGATCTTCCGATCATACCCCCTGAAGTCTTTGGTTACGTGGAAAACCCCGAATACAGAATTGTAATAGATGTTGGTGGCAACGACGACGGTGCGGTGGTTCTATCCTCTCTGAGCCGGAGATTGCCGTTGGAGAGGTGCACAACTTTCTACGTTTTGAATCCATACAGACCTTTCAACGATACGGTCGCCAACGCAGTATCACACGTCGAGAGACTGGGGCAGAGATCGAGAATGAGGATAGACTTTCTCGTGAACAACTCCAACATCGGCCCGGAAACGACTGAAAAAGAGATACTGTACGGAGAGGACTTTATCGAAAAGATCTCGAAAATAACGGCAATACCCGTGGCCTTCACCGTCGTCATGAATTGTGTAAATTTTCTGAAAGGAAGGTATCACGAGTTTCGTATAATCAAATACATGAAAAATCCTTGGGAGGGTAGAGAATGA
- a CDS encoding aminotransferase-like domain-containing protein has protein sequence MTDKFSKIAKRMKSNIIRELLKVTGKPGMISFGGGVPDPETFPRHEMAEISREILENEYRYTLQYASTEGDPILKEEFIALLKRENGIEGLELDNLLITVGSQSALDLVSKIFLDEDSIYFVSKPVYLGAASTFSLRSRQYVYMNLTEDGVDLDELEQSLEEIKTRGDIGKVKFIYVISNFHNPGGVTISLAKRKRLVEIAEKYDVLIVEDDPYGDLRYDGEPIDSIFKIGGKDRVLLLKTFSKILSPGLRLGVVIGNHDVIRKMVMAKQAADLCTPSLTQRLAARYLQRHDIMAQIKPTIALYKEKKDLMLAELEKNFGDMEGFHWTRPDGGLFIWFTLPEGFNTDEMLEMGKSENILFVPGIAFSLDDTCKNSMRLSFCLPPKNDIVEGVRRLKKVIMEYGKERNLL, from the coding sequence ATGACGGATAAGTTTTCCAAGATCGCCAAAAGGATGAAGTCTAATATTATAAGAGAGTTACTCAAAGTCACCGGCAAACCCGGAATGATCTCCTTTGGTGGGGGAGTTCCAGACCCGGAGACCTTTCCAAGACACGAGATGGCGGAAATATCCAGAGAAATACTGGAAAACGAATACAGATATACATTGCAGTACGCATCTACCGAAGGCGATCCGATACTGAAAGAGGAGTTCATCGCCCTTCTCAAGAGAGAGAACGGGATCGAAGGTCTGGAGTTGGACAACCTTCTCATAACCGTTGGTTCTCAGAGTGCGTTAGATCTGGTTAGTAAAATCTTTCTTGACGAGGACAGCATCTACTTCGTATCCAAGCCAGTCTATCTGGGAGCGGCCAGCACCTTCTCGTTGAGGTCCAGACAGTACGTTTACATGAATCTCACCGAAGACGGCGTAGATCTCGATGAATTGGAACAGAGCCTTGAAGAGATTAAGACAAGGGGAGATATAGGAAAGGTCAAGTTCATATACGTCATATCAAACTTTCACAACCCAGGAGGAGTCACGATTTCTCTGGCCAAGAGAAAGCGGCTGGTGGAAATAGCCGAAAAGTACGATGTTCTGATCGTCGAAGACGATCCATATGGAGATCTCAGATACGACGGCGAACCCATAGATTCCATATTCAAAATTGGAGGAAAAGACAGGGTTCTGCTACTCAAAACTTTCAGCAAGATACTCTCGCCCGGATTGAGACTCGGAGTTGTTATCGGTAACCACGATGTTATTAGAAAGATGGTCATGGCCAAACAGGCGGCCGATCTCTGCACACCCAGTTTGACTCAGAGGCTGGCGGCCAGGTACCTTCAGAGACACGACATCATGGCTCAGATTAAGCCGACCATAGCCCTTTACAAAGAGAAGAAAGACCTGATGCTGGCAGAACTGGAGAAAAACTTCGGTGACATGGAAGGTTTCCATTGGACCAGGCCAGATGGGGGTCTCTTCATATGGTTCACACTTCCGGAAGGCTTCAACACAGATGAAATGCTTGAAATGGGAAAATCCGAAAACATCCTCTTCGTACCGGGAATCGCTTTTTCACTGGACGATACCTGTAAGAACTCGATGCGACTCTCCTTCTGTCTCCCTCCAAAAAACGACATAGTAGAAGGAGTTAGAAGATTGAAGAAGGTTATTATGGAATACGGCAAGGAAAGGAATCTTCTTTGA
- the buk gene encoding butyrate kinase: MPIVLVINPGSTSTKLALFNDRELIREHTIRHQPEELSQFNTLYEQRIFRKKLIVEFLQKSGYPLDRIDLIVGRGGMLKPLQGGTYYVNDSMIEDLKTARYGEHASNLGAILARELLSESGRDIPVFIADPVVVDEMEPLAKYSGHPDFKRRSIFHALNQKAVARQVAARYGKRYEEMNLVVIHMGGGISIGAHRKGKVIDVNNALDGDGPFSPERSGTLPLTGLIKLCFSGTYTKDEMKKLIKGKGGLMAYTGTTDCQKVQMYIRQGDQNCKMAYKAMAYQIIKWAGKMAAALRGEVDSIIITGGIAYDKNFMIPWLTEKLSFIAPIDIVPGGNEELALAMAGLRVIEGSEEAREYDGLSR, from the coding sequence ATGCCGATTGTTCTGGTAATCAATCCCGGCTCCACATCTACCAAACTCGCACTTTTCAATGATCGTGAGCTTATCAGGGAACACACCATAAGACACCAGCCAGAGGAACTCTCTCAGTTCAACACTCTCTACGAGCAGAGGATCTTTCGCAAGAAATTGATAGTCGAATTTCTCCAGAAAAGCGGCTATCCGCTGGATAGAATTGACCTGATAGTCGGAAGGGGTGGAATGCTCAAACCTCTCCAGGGTGGTACATACTATGTGAATGATAGTATGATAGAGGACCTGAAAACAGCCCGGTATGGAGAACACGCCTCGAATCTCGGGGCAATACTGGCCAGAGAACTTTTAAGCGAGAGCGGCAGGGATATACCGGTCTTCATCGCCGATCCCGTGGTGGTCGATGAGATGGAACCGCTCGCCAAGTATTCCGGCCATCCCGACTTCAAGAGAAGATCGATATTCCACGCGCTCAACCAGAAGGCTGTTGCAAGACAGGTAGCTGCAAGGTATGGTAAAAGGTATGAAGAGATGAATCTAGTGGTTATTCACATGGGTGGAGGTATTTCAATAGGTGCCCACAGAAAGGGAAAGGTCATCGACGTCAACAACGCGCTCGACGGTGATGGCCCTTTCAGCCCAGAAAGATCGGGGACTCTACCGCTGACCGGTCTTATAAAGCTCTGTTTCTCCGGCACTTACACAAAAGACGAAATGAAAAAACTTATAAAGGGCAAGGGCGGATTGATGGCCTACACCGGTACGACAGATTGCCAGAAAGTCCAGATGTACATTCGTCAAGGTGACCAAAACTGCAAGATGGCTTACAAAGCGATGGCCTATCAGATAATCAAATGGGCTGGAAAGATGGCCGCCGCTCTCAGAGGCGAAGTGGATTCTATAATAATCACCGGTGGTATAGCTTACGACAAGAATTTCATGATCCCCTGGCTCACTGAAAAGCTTTCTTTCATAGCCCCGATAGACATCGTGCCGGGCGGGAACGAAGAACTGGCTCTCGCCATGGCCGGTCTCAGGGTTATAGAAGGTTCAGAGGAGGCCAGAGAGTACGATGGACTTTCCCGGTAA
- a CDS encoding bifunctional enoyl-CoA hydratase/phosphate acetyltransferase, which translates to MITNLSTLVKLAKKNPKVVAVAAAEDEVVISSAKEAYLEGIATFRFYGSADKIEEMCSALNFKEGYTIIDCKNKTESITGAILSVCSGESQLLMKGYIKTGELLSAFLKDDFNLKTGRTMNLVTIFELERYHKLLLVTDAGMVISPDLQQKADSIVNAASVARALGIEVPKVAVLAAVEVVNPKMPATIDAAVLSQMAARGQLGAVEVDGPFALDNAISAEAAKHKGIVSPVAGDADIVIVPDIEAGNIFYKAMAFLSGAELASTIVGGKVPIILTSRADSERTKLQSIALNVVLAGGV; encoded by the coding sequence TTGATAACCAATCTTTCTACGCTCGTGAAACTGGCAAAGAAAAATCCGAAAGTAGTTGCAGTTGCTGCCGCCGAAGATGAGGTGGTTATCTCGTCGGCGAAGGAGGCTTATCTCGAGGGAATCGCCACCTTCCGCTTCTACGGTTCGGCCGATAAGATAGAAGAGATGTGTTCGGCCTTGAATTTCAAAGAAGGTTACACGATCATAGATTGCAAAAATAAAACAGAATCAATAACCGGTGCGATACTTTCGGTCTGCTCAGGTGAGAGTCAGCTTCTCATGAAAGGGTATATAAAGACTGGGGAGCTTCTGAGTGCCTTTCTCAAGGATGATTTCAACCTAAAGACAGGCAGAACCATGAATCTGGTGACTATCTTCGAACTGGAAAGGTATCACAAACTCCTCCTGGTTACTGACGCTGGAATGGTTATATCTCCAGATCTCCAACAGAAAGCCGACTCCATCGTGAATGCAGCTTCAGTCGCCAGAGCTCTGGGTATTGAAGTGCCAAAGGTGGCCGTGCTGGCGGCAGTTGAAGTCGTTAATCCTAAGATGCCGGCTACTATTGATGCGGCGGTTCTCTCTCAAATGGCCGCCCGTGGTCAGCTTGGTGCGGTTGAGGTCGATGGTCCCTTTGCCCTGGATAACGCGATTTCGGCCGAAGCCGCGAAGCATAAGGGAATAGTCAGCCCGGTGGCGGGAGACGCCGACATAGTTATAGTACCCGATATCGAAGCCGGAAACATCTTTTACAAAGCGATGGCCTTTTTATCGGGTGCAGAGCTGGCAAGTACGATAGTCGGCGGAAAGGTGCCAATAATTTTGACATCCAGAGCCGACTCCGAGAGGACGAAACTCCAGTCCATAGCACTCAACGTCGTACTGGCGGGAGGGGTATGA